One window from the genome of Schistocerca piceifrons isolate TAMUIC-IGC-003096 chromosome 1, iqSchPice1.1, whole genome shotgun sequence encodes:
- the LOC124775003 gene encoding THAP domain-containing protein 1-like: MPAVCSAFNCTNHSDKTTNISYYKFPLKDKEITKRWVINMKRENWFPTTASYLCSAHFEEKYMYHTNVQRRLLSKPVPTIFNFPPHLQNQDKVLRPQPRKRSFDNLQDSAITVTSLAQMPVGPTSVSADHNYCLPSPKKLKTQYNRVQAENVRLKKRIKQMKQLSVRHKRRIVQLQTLVAGLRRRLCSSVSDMLNSEHVGGLLKELLELQCSAKVCHYSQQIRKFALTLHFYSAKAYSYLRKFVKLPHPRTLRLCY; this comes from the exons atgcctgcagtgtgttcagcgttcaactgcacaaatcacagcgataaaacaacaaatatttcatattataa atttcctttaaaagataaggaaattacaaaaagatgggttataaatatgaagcgagaaaactggtttcctactacagccagttacctctgttcagctcattttgaagagaaatatatgtaccacacaaatgtccagaggcgccttttgtcaaaaccagtacctactatctttaactttccaccacatttacaaaaccaagataaagtattacgaccacaacccagaaagcgatctttcgacaatttgcaagatagtgctattacagtgacatcattagcacaaa tgcctgtcggacccacatctgtttctgctgaccacaattactgtctaccaagccctaagaagttgaaaacacaatataacagagtacaagcagagaatgtgcgactaaagaagcggataaagcaaatgaagcaacttagtgtacgacacaaaagaagaatagtgcagttacagactttagttgctggtttgagaagaaggctatgtagttcagtttctgatatgttaaacagtgaacatgtaggtggtttgttgaaggagctattggaacttcagtgcagtgctaaagtatgccattattctcagcaaataaggaaatttgccctgaccctacacttttattctgccaaggcatacagctacttacgaaaatttgtgaaattaccccacccaagaacgcttcgactttgttattga